Proteins from a genomic interval of Mycolicibacterium grossiae:
- a CDS encoding ABC transporter ATP-binding protein/permease → METFTPTLDWSSELLTSLVWIAKGWVIAAIATLVVLVLIGKFTEWGRQFWRITGAYFTGPGAVRVWLWLAVMLLSVITAVRLSVLFSFQGNDMMSSFQAVAAGLGNGEQGVLDSGKDGFWMSMGVFALLAVLHVARIMADLFITQRFMLAWRSWLTDRLTGDWLDGRAYYRGRFIDDTIDNPDQRIQTDIDIFTAGVGPLPNTPNNTSAATLLFGAINAIASMISFTAILWNLSGTLTLPLVHVDVPKAMFAILILYVLVASVIAFWIGKPIIWLSFDNEKYNAAFRYALIRLRDASEAVAFYRGEIAERVGLRARFAPIVTNYKRYVNRMIGFYGWNLSMDQAIVLLPYLLQFPRFLGGEITLGAMSQSASAFGSIQDGLSFFRNAYDQFAGYRAAIIRLHGLVVANEEARELPEVHLEGCGDGTVQLDDVEVRTPDGRQLLKPLDLRLDPGDTLVITGPSGSGKTTLLRSLGQLWPFASGSMKCPDEDNSTLFLSQLPYVPLGDLRAVVSYPCKEGEVTDAEIADVLAKVALPHLIDRLDEVEDWAKVLSPGEQQRIAFARILLTKPKAVFLDESTSALDEGLELTLYRLVRSALPNTIMVSVSHRSTVEQHHDKQLHLLGDGEWRLGLVGQPAGQA, encoded by the coding sequence ATGGAAACGTTCACCCCGACCTTGGACTGGTCCAGTGAGCTCCTGACGTCGCTGGTGTGGATTGCCAAGGGGTGGGTGATCGCGGCGATCGCCACGCTGGTGGTGTTGGTCCTCATCGGCAAGTTCACCGAGTGGGGTCGGCAGTTCTGGCGGATCACCGGCGCCTACTTCACCGGCCCGGGCGCGGTGCGGGTGTGGTTGTGGCTGGCCGTCATGCTGCTGTCGGTCATCACCGCCGTGCGACTGTCGGTGCTGTTCAGCTTCCAGGGCAACGACATGATGAGCAGTTTTCAGGCGGTCGCGGCCGGCCTGGGCAACGGCGAACAGGGCGTGCTGGACTCCGGCAAGGACGGCTTCTGGATGTCGATGGGCGTCTTCGCCCTGCTCGCCGTCCTGCACGTCGCGCGCATCATGGCAGACCTCTTCATCACCCAGCGCTTCATGCTCGCGTGGCGGTCGTGGCTCACCGACCGGCTCACCGGCGACTGGCTCGACGGCCGGGCCTACTACCGCGGCCGGTTCATCGACGACACCATCGACAACCCGGACCAGCGCATCCAGACCGACATCGACATCTTCACCGCGGGCGTCGGTCCCCTGCCCAACACGCCGAACAACACCTCGGCCGCGACGCTGCTCTTCGGCGCCATCAACGCGATCGCCTCGATGATTTCGTTCACCGCGATTCTGTGGAACCTATCGGGCACGTTGACGCTGCCGCTGGTGCACGTCGACGTGCCGAAGGCGATGTTCGCGATCCTCATCCTCTACGTGCTGGTGGCCAGCGTCATCGCGTTCTGGATCGGCAAGCCGATCATCTGGCTGTCGTTCGACAACGAGAAGTACAACGCCGCGTTCCGCTACGCGTTGATCCGGCTGCGCGACGCCTCGGAGGCGGTGGCCTTCTACCGCGGCGAGATCGCCGAGCGCGTGGGGCTGCGGGCGCGCTTCGCGCCGATCGTGACCAATTACAAGCGCTACGTTAACCGAATGATCGGGTTCTACGGCTGGAACCTGTCGATGGACCAGGCCATCGTGCTGCTGCCCTACCTGCTGCAGTTCCCGCGCTTCCTCGGCGGCGAGATCACCCTGGGCGCGATGAGCCAGTCGGCGTCGGCGTTCGGCAGCATCCAGGACGGTCTGTCCTTCTTCCGCAACGCCTACGACCAGTTCGCCGGCTATCGCGCGGCCATCATCCGTCTGCACGGCCTCGTCGTCGCCAACGAGGAGGCCCGCGAACTCCCCGAGGTCCATCTCGAGGGGTGCGGTGACGGCACCGTGCAACTCGACGACGTCGAGGTCCGCACCCCGGACGGTCGCCAGCTGCTCAAGCCGCTGGACCTGCGCCTGGACCCCGGCGACACGCTCGTCATCACCGGTCCGTCGGGCAGCGGCAAGACCACGCTGCTGCGCAGCCTCGGGCAGCTGTGGCCGTTCGCGTCCGGGTCGATGAAGTGTCCCGACGAGGACAACTCGACGCTGTTCCTGTCGCAGCTGCCCTACGTTCCGCTCGGCGACCTGCGCGCGGTGGTGTCCTACCCGTGCAAGGAGGGTGAGGTCACCGACGCCGAGATCGCCGACGTGCTGGCCAAGGTGGCGCTGCCGCACCTGATCGACCGGCTCGACGAGGTGGAGGACTGGGCCAAGGTGCTCTCCCCGGGCGAGCAGCAGCGCATCGCGTTCGCCCGCATCCTGCTGACCAAGCCGAAGGCCGTGTTCCTCGACGAGTCGACCTCCGCGCTCGACGAGGGCCTGGAGTTGACGCTCTACCGGTTGGTGCGCAGCGCGCTGCCGAACACGATCATGGTCAGCGTCAGCCACCGCAGCACCGTCGAGCAGCACCACGACAAGCAGTTGCACCTGCTCGGCGACGGCGAGTGGCGGCTGGGCCTCGTCGGGCAACCCGCCGGGCAGGCCTAA